The Schistocerca nitens isolate TAMUIC-IGC-003100 chromosome 7, iqSchNite1.1, whole genome shotgun sequence genome contains a region encoding:
- the LOC126194879 gene encoding cytochrome c oxidase subunit 7A-related protein, mitochondrial-like, whose translation MFFQFNNFTGRLTGSTHMHPYFPVSAQPLERKEPPKIIFHSKNEQMARVAPPVRHASQNLIPGTNTPYGPVPENLRRKMEHFQKRDGVPVHLKGGPMDRALFGLTVALCAIGLFESFRFYYIMSTPRK comes from the exons ATGTTCTTCCAGTTTAATAATTTCACAGGGAGACTCACCGGCTCCACACACATGCATCCATATTTCCCTGTG AGTGCACAGCCACTGGAAAGGAAGGAACCTCCCAAGATAATATTTCACAGCAAAAATGAACAGATGGCACGGGTTGCACCACCAGTTAGACATGCATCACAAAACCTTATTCCAGGCACAAATACCCCCTATGGTCCTGTACCTGAGAATCTGCGGCGCAAGATGGAACATTTTCAG aaaCGAGATGGTGTTCCAGTTCATCTGAAAGGTGGTCCTATGGACAGAGCCTTATTTGGACTCACAGTAGCCTTGTGTGCTATTGGACTGTTTGAAAGTTTCCGCTTCTACTATATAATGTCTACACCAAGGAAATAG